TTGGCAACTGACCGCCCGAAAACGACTTTGCAATGATTGCTGAATTTTGGTCGGAGCGAGAGGATTTGAACCTCCGACCCCTAGTCTCCCAGACTAGTGCGCTAACCGGGCTGCGCCACGCTCCGAATGCCGTTCCCATAGCTAGGATCGCCGCTTTGCGCAAGCCGCCTGAACCGCCCGCACGACCGGGAACATTCCCCTGAAATCGCAGAATGCGCCGGCTCAGCCGGCCTTGAGCGCCTCATCGATCAGTTCGCGGCAGGCAACGAGGTCCTGAAGCACCCGCTCCAGCCGCTCCCGGTCGGCCGGGTTCGGGCCGGCGCGGTCGGCCGGGCCCTTGCGGAAGGTGGTGAGGATTTCCTCGTCGTCGATCTCGGCGAAGCGGAAATCGATGCCCTCCTCCTCCTCGCCCTGGTAGTCGTCATCGTCGGTATCGGCGACGCCGCGGATTTCGGGTTCGTCCTCGGTCTCCATCAGGCTCTGCCCGATCGCATCCTCGATCGCGCCGAACGAGACCGCAGCCGACGAATCGGCGAGCCCCTGGACCGACTTGATGCCGTGCTCCTTCAGGATCCGCTGCACGCCGCGGATAGTATAGCCCTCGCCGTAGAGCAGCCGGCGGATGCCCTTGAGCAGGTCGACGTCGTCGGGGCGGTAGTAGCGGCGGCCGCCGCTGCGCTTCATCGGCTTGATCTGGGAGAAGCGGGTCTCCCAGAACCGCAGGACGTGCTGCGGGATGTCGAGGTCCTGCGCTACTTCGCTGATGGTGCGGAACGCATCCGGCGCCTTGTCCAAATGCGGCTCTCCTTATGGGAGGCGATTACGCCTCGGCCTGAGTCTTGCTGCCGTCGCCATTGGCCTTGTGTTGCGAATTGATCCGCTGCTTCAGGATGGCGGACGGCTTGAACACCATCACCCGGCGCGGCGAAATCGGCACTTCGGTACCGGTCTTCGGATTGCGGCCGATACGCTGACCCTTCTTACGCACCATAAAGGAGCCGAACGAGGACAGTTTCACCGTCTCGCCCCGCTCGAGGCAATCGGTGATCTCCTTCAATACGAGTTCCACGAAGGCAGACGATTCCGTCCGCGACAGGCCGACCTTTTGGTAGACGGCCTCGCAGAGATCGACACGCGTTACGGTTTTACTAGTCTCGGTCATCGCCCTGCCCCACATCACGGCGAACAATTGTCGTCTAAAATTATGAGGTTACGAGACGACGGTCAACCCGCTCATCCCCGCTTGAGTCGGCAAAATACGCTGCAATCTCGGCAAAATTTTATCGATCGCGCTCTGCTACCAGCGGACGAGCGCGGAACCCCAGGTGAAACCGCCGCCCATCGCTTCCAGAAGCAGCAGGTCGCCCTTCTTGACCCGACCGTCCTTCACCGCGACCGACAGCGCCAGCGGTATAGAGGCCGCCGAGGTGTTGCCGTGCTTGTCGACGGTCAGCACCACCTTCTGCGGCGCAATATGCAGCTTGTGGGCGGACGCATCGATGATTCGCTTGTTGGCCTGGTGCGGGATGAACCAGTGGATGTCCTCGGCGGTCATGCCGGTTGCGTTGAAGGCATCGACGATCACGTCGGTGATCATGCCGACCGCGTGCTTGAACACCTCCTTGCCTTCCATGCGCAAGTGGCCAA
This region of Bradyrhizobium sp. CCGUVB1N3 genomic DNA includes:
- a CDS encoding MerR family transcriptional regulator: MDKAPDAFRTISEVAQDLDIPQHVLRFWETRFSQIKPMKRSGGRRYYRPDDVDLLKGIRRLLYGEGYTIRGVQRILKEHGIKSVQGLADSSAAVSFGAIEDAIGQSLMETEDEPEIRGVADTDDDDYQGEEEEGIDFRFAEIDDEEILTTFRKGPADRAGPNPADRERLERVLQDLVACRELIDEALKAG
- a CDS encoding integration host factor subunit alpha, whose product is MTETSKTVTRVDLCEAVYQKVGLSRTESSAFVELVLKEITDCLERGETVKLSSFGSFMVRKKGQRIGRNPKTGTEVPISPRRVMVFKPSAILKQRINSQHKANGDGSKTQAEA